One stretch of Bosea vaviloviae DNA includes these proteins:
- a CDS encoding DegT/DnrJ/EryC1/StrS family aminotransferase: protein MSVATPPPMPFTVGFDDRDEDEVMARWRKVLRSQRWSHGEQIEEFEALWRDWNGLAAVAFDNWAGAALAALDFVGVAGETVLCPSNTFLATPRASQLAGAEIVFYDCNREDLCGSYDDFVAKAEMVKPKLAWIVHIGGHIAFDIERIATYCREKGIVLFEDCAHAAGADWNGRKPGSWGEVGLYSFYATKTISTAEGGIAVSTNDEMVRHLRSYRDYGRGSRYKVRSLNHRLDEFRAALGVVQTRRLGEIVAWKQAYARDVLDPLHPNRVRLPAGMSSGFYKYIVFDEIPVSTGKVYELPCHRIFGQDVSLPNTEWAAANHWCVPIYYPREGGLPAQDETKFLRMGAPA from the coding sequence ATGTCCGTCGCCACGCCGCCGCCAATGCCCTTCACCGTCGGCTTCGACGACCGCGACGAGGACGAGGTCATGGCGCGCTGGCGCAAGGTGCTGCGCTCGCAACGCTGGAGCCATGGCGAACAGATCGAGGAGTTCGAAGCGCTATGGCGGGACTGGAACGGCCTCGCCGCCGTCGCTTTCGACAACTGGGCCGGGGCCGCGTTGGCCGCGCTGGATTTCGTCGGCGTCGCCGGCGAGACGGTGTTGTGCCCGTCGAACACTTTCTTGGCGACGCCGCGCGCCTCCCAGCTCGCCGGCGCCGAAATCGTGTTCTACGACTGCAACCGCGAGGATCTCTGCGGCTCCTATGACGATTTCGTCGCCAAGGCCGAGATGGTGAAGCCCAAGCTCGCCTGGATCGTTCATATCGGCGGGCACATCGCTTTCGACATCGAGCGCATCGCCACCTATTGCCGCGAGAAAGGCATCGTCCTGTTCGAGGACTGCGCCCATGCCGCGGGCGCGGACTGGAACGGCCGCAAGCCCGGGAGCTGGGGCGAGGTTGGCCTCTACTCCTTCTATGCCACCAAGACGATCTCCACGGCCGAAGGCGGCATCGCCGTCAGCACCAATGACGAGATGGTGCGGCATCTGCGCAGCTACCGCGATTACGGGCGCGGCTCGCGCTACAAGGTGCGCAGCCTCAATCACCGTCTGGATGAGTTCCGGGCCGCGCTGGGCGTGGTGCAGACCCGGCGCCTCGGCGAGATCGTGGCCTGGAAGCAGGCCTATGCCCGCGACGTGCTGGACCCGCTCCACCCCAACCGCGTGCGCCTGCCCGCCGGCATGTCGAGCGGCTTCTACAAATACATCGTCTTCGATGAGATCCCGGTCTCGACCGGCAAGGTCTACGAATTGCCGTGCCATCGCATATTCGGTCAGGACGTCTCGCTGCCGAACACGGAATGGGCCGCCGCGAACCATTGGTGCGTGCCGATCTATTACCCGCGCGAGGGTGGTTTGCCGGCACAGGACGAGACGAAATTTCTCCGGATGGGGGCTCCGGCTTGA